In Sphaeramia orbicularis chromosome 3, fSphaOr1.1, whole genome shotgun sequence, a genomic segment contains:
- the rxfp3.3a1 gene encoding relaxin-3 receptor 1, with amino-acid sequence MTEEKNDSHCLNCSGLGLGQDRFSNLEDIDVSADGSPLLRLLICLIYSVVCAAGLLGNLLVLFVLRVKQDRKTSSVNLFVLNLAVTDLQFVLTLPFWAVDTALDFSWPFGHAMCKIILSVTVMNMYASVFFLTAMSVTRYWSVASALNNSTPRKSCSVKWVCALIWTLATVATAPTPIFSTVSNVTGENLCLLRFPGGQYWLAVYHIQKILVGFVLPMSIVSISYILLLRFIRNRSMKTCNTKRRSQVTRSITVVVLSFFLCWMPNQSITLWSVLVKLNAANWDQAYYIVHTYVFPLSVCLAHTNSCLNPIIYCLMRREFRNKLKSLIHRGQL; translated from the coding sequence ATGACTGAAGAGAAGAATGACAGCCACTGTCTGAACTGTTCTGGGCTCGGACTCGGGCAGGACCGCTTCAGTAACCTGGAGGACATTGACGTGTCCGCAGACGGCAGCCCGCTCCTGCGCCTCCTCATCTGCCTCATCTACTCTGTGGTGTGCGCCGCGGGGCTGCTGGGAAATCTGCTGGTGCTGTTTGTCCTCAGGGTCAAACAGGACCGGAAGACCTCCAGCGTGAACCTGTTCGTGCTCAACCTGGCGGTGACGGACCTGCAGTTCGTGCTCACTCTGCCCTTCTGGGCCGTGGACACCGCGCTGGACTTCAGCTGGCCCTTCGGACACGCCATGTGCAAAATCATCCTGTCGGTCACCGTCATGAACATGTACGCCAGCGTGTTTTTTCTGACCGCCATGAGTGTGACCCGCTACTGGTCCGTGGCTTCGGCTCTGAATAACAGCACTCCGCGCAAATCCTGTTCCGTCAAATGGGTGTGCGCACTCATCTGGACCCTGGCCACTGTGGCCACCGCGCCCACGCCGATTTTCTCAACTGTCAGCAACGTCACTGGAGAAAACCTGTGTCTGCTGAGGTTTCCTGGGGGGCAGTACTGGTTAGCGGTCTACCACATACAGAAAATACTGGTGGGCTTTGTGCTGCCCATGTCCATCGTGTCCATCAGCTACATCCTGCTTTTACGTTTCATCCGCAACAGGAGCATGAAAACATGCAACACCAAACGCAGATCCCAGGTCACCAGATCCATCACCGTGGTGGTGCTGTCCTTCTTTTTGTGCTGGATGCCGAACCAGTCCATCACCCTGTGGAGCGTCCTGGTCAAACTGAACGCCGCCAACTGGGACCAGGCCTACTACATAGTCCACACATACGTGTTCCCGCTGAGCGTGTGCCTGGCGCACACCAACAGCTGCCTGAACCCCATCATCTACTGCCTCATGAGGAGGGAGTTcaggaacaaactgaagagcCTCATCCACAGAGGGCAGCTGTAG